Proteins from a genomic interval of Streptomyces sp. SID8374:
- the sbnB gene encoding 2,3-diaminopropionate biosynthesis protein SbnB yields the protein MLTIGNGDVRRLLDGREQEVLSAVREAYLLHAAEDTSLPHSVFLRFPDDPGNRIIGLPAYLGGAEPLAGMKWIASFPGNVAEGLERASAAIIVNSMRTGRPVALVEGSTISARRTAASAALAAAALPSGDGRETGVSLIGCGVINFEVLRFLLVVRPEITDITVHDLDARRAADFRDRCSAELAGDGRVVRVAESAGAALSAHRLVSLATTATVPHLDLDACLPGTLVLHVSLRDVTVEGVLDAVNVVDDPDHVCRAATSVHLAETRVGSRSFIGATLGELLRDAEPGPRDPERTTLFSPFGLGVLDLALAGLVLREARAAGVGQEISGFLPEPRVTETV from the coding sequence ATGCTGACGATCGGCAACGGAGACGTCCGGCGGCTTCTGGACGGCCGTGAGCAGGAAGTGCTGAGCGCTGTGCGCGAGGCGTATCTGCTCCACGCCGCCGAAGACACGTCGCTGCCGCACTCGGTGTTCCTGCGCTTTCCCGACGACCCCGGCAACCGGATCATCGGACTGCCCGCTTACCTGGGCGGGGCCGAGCCGCTGGCCGGAATGAAGTGGATCGCCTCCTTTCCCGGGAACGTCGCGGAGGGGCTGGAGCGCGCTTCCGCCGCGATCATCGTCAACTCCATGCGGACGGGCAGGCCGGTGGCTCTCGTGGAGGGGTCCACCATCTCCGCTCGCCGCACCGCGGCGAGCGCCGCTCTCGCCGCGGCCGCTCTGCCGTCCGGGGACGGCCGGGAGACGGGTGTGTCGCTGATCGGCTGCGGTGTGATCAACTTCGAGGTGCTCCGCTTCCTCCTGGTGGTACGCCCGGAGATCACCGACATCACCGTCCACGACCTGGATGCCCGGCGGGCTGCGGACTTCCGGGACCGCTGCTCCGCCGAACTGGCCGGGGACGGCCGGGTGGTGCGTGTGGCGGAGAGCGCCGGGGCGGCGCTCTCCGCGCACCGGCTGGTCAGTCTGGCGACCACGGCCACCGTGCCCCATCTGGATCTCGACGCGTGCCTGCCGGGCACACTGGTGCTCCACGTCTCCCTCCGGGACGTCACGGTCGAGGGCGTCCTGGACGCGGTGAACGTGGTGGACGACCCCGACCATGTCTGCCGGGCGGCCACGTCGGTCCATCTGGCGGAGACACGGGTGGGCAGCCGCTCGTTCATCGGCGCCACGCTCGGCGAGCTCCTGAGGGACGCGGAACCGGGTCCGCGTGACCCGGAACGCACCACCCTGTTCTCGCCGTTCGGTCTCGGGGTGCTGGACCTGGCCCTGGCCGGACTGGTACTGCGCGAGGCTCGCGCGGCCGGTGTCGGCCAAGAGATCTCCGGCTTCCTCCCGGAACCCAGGGTCACCGAGACCGTCTGA
- a CDS encoding MbtH family NRPS accessory protein: MSDHTESVYRVVLNDEEQYSIWQAERELPAGWRAEGTRGSKEECLDHIGRVWTDMRPASLRHRMESEAAEADAGRAGCQSLPV, translated from the coding sequence ATGTCCGACCACACCGAGAGCGTCTACCGCGTCGTACTCAACGACGAGGAGCAGTATTCGATCTGGCAGGCCGAGCGCGAGCTGCCCGCGGGCTGGCGGGCCGAGGGAACCCGGGGCAGCAAGGAGGAGTGCCTGGACCACATCGGGCGGGTGTGGACGGACATGCGCCCCGCCAGTCTGCGCCACCGGATGGAGAGCGAGGCCGCCGAGGCGGACGCCGGTAGGGCCGGATGCCAGAGCCTCCCGGTCTGA
- the sbnA gene encoding 2,3-diaminopropionate biosynthesis protein SbnA has protein sequence MNSVSQPGYRSALVAQAAGPADEEALPSDTIQPSAPASAGYGPDRAGALSAVGGTPLVELTRLVPGARFRVWAKLESVSTGGSIKDRSAYAMLSHAVVTGAVVPGSGTVVESSSGNLGVGMAQACRAMDLRFICVVDPRTNPQNIAIMRALGADVHTVTEGDPVTGEFQPVRIARVRELVEALPGAYWPNQYANPRNAWAHRITMAEIVEDLGVAPDYLFCTISSSGTLRGCGDLIRDRGLPTRVVTVDAEGSAIFRPPTGRRLIPGHGAAVRPPLYRGGLADEVVHVSDLDSLVGCRRLALREGLLLGGSSGAVATALERIGDRIPDGATCVLMMPDRGERYLNTIYDDGWVERQFGEVSHLWKDEVADVAENSGMTGVAGC, from the coding sequence ATGAACTCCGTCTCCCAGCCGGGATACCGGTCGGCCCTCGTGGCGCAGGCTGCCGGGCCTGCGGACGAGGAAGCCCTACCGTCCGACACCATTCAGCCCTCCGCCCCCGCCTCCGCCGGGTACGGCCCGGACCGTGCGGGCGCGCTGTCGGCCGTCGGCGGGACGCCTCTGGTGGAACTGACCCGGCTGGTGCCCGGCGCCCGCTTCCGGGTCTGGGCCAAGCTGGAGTCGGTCAGCACCGGCGGCAGCATCAAGGACCGTTCCGCCTATGCCATGCTGAGCCACGCTGTCGTCACCGGCGCGGTGGTCCCCGGCAGCGGCACCGTGGTCGAGTCCAGCTCGGGCAACCTCGGTGTCGGCATGGCCCAGGCCTGCCGCGCCATGGACCTGCGGTTCATCTGCGTGGTGGACCCACGCACCAATCCGCAGAACATCGCGATCATGCGAGCGCTCGGCGCCGATGTGCACACGGTCACGGAAGGCGACCCGGTCACCGGCGAGTTCCAGCCGGTGCGGATCGCACGCGTGCGGGAGCTGGTCGAGGCGCTGCCCGGGGCCTACTGGCCCAACCAGTACGCCAACCCCCGCAACGCCTGGGCGCACCGGATCACCATGGCGGAGATCGTCGAGGACCTGGGCGTCGCGCCCGACTACCTGTTCTGCACGATCAGTTCCTCGGGCACTCTGCGCGGCTGCGGCGACCTGATCCGCGACCGCGGACTGCCCACCCGGGTGGTCACCGTGGACGCCGAGGGCAGCGCCATCTTCCGGCCGCCGACCGGGCGCCGGCTGATCCCCGGTCATGGCGCGGCGGTCCGGCCCCCGCTCTACCGGGGCGGGCTCGCCGACGAGGTGGTGCACGTCAGCGATCTGGACAGCCTGGTGGGATGCCGCCGACTGGCGCTGCGCGAAGGGCTGTTGCTCGGCGGCTCCTCCGGCGCGGTGGCCACGGCCCTGGAACGGATCGGCGACCGCATCCCGGACGGTGCCACCTGCGTACTGATGATGCCGGACCGCGGCGAACGTTATCTGAACACGATCTACGACGACGGGTGGGTGGAGCGCCAGTTCGGCGAGGTGTCCCACCTGTGGAAGGACGAGGTGGCCGACGTGGCCGAGAACAGCGGGATGACCGGGGTGGCAGGATGCTGA
- the egtC gene encoding ergothioneine biosynthesis protein EgtC encodes MCRHIAYVGDPVALGTVLSAPPHSLLRQSWAPRRQRYGTVNADGFGVGWYADGDPVPGRYRRQGPIWHDQTFTDLARVVRTTALLAAVRDATEAGADGEAAAAPYAAGRLLFSHNGAVPGWPGSLAGPAAALPAQELLSLAARNDSALVWALILHRVAAGDEPATAVAETVREVAEAAPGSRLNLLVTDGTAIVATAWGDSLWHLHDPGRSTVVASEPYDDDPRWREVPDRTLLVATSAEITPTPLKEPAA; translated from the coding sequence ATGTGCCGTCATATCGCCTATGTGGGCGATCCGGTGGCCCTCGGGACCGTGCTCTCCGCGCCGCCGCACTCCCTGCTGCGCCAGTCCTGGGCACCGCGCCGCCAGCGGTACGGGACGGTCAACGCGGACGGCTTCGGCGTCGGCTGGTACGCGGACGGCGACCCGGTGCCCGGGCGCTACCGGCGCCAGGGGCCGATCTGGCACGACCAGACCTTCACCGATCTGGCCCGGGTGGTGCGGACCACCGCGTTGCTCGCCGCCGTACGGGACGCCACCGAGGCGGGTGCGGACGGGGAGGCCGCGGCCGCGCCGTACGCCGCCGGGCGGCTGCTCTTCAGCCACAACGGCGCGGTGCCGGGCTGGCCGGGCTCCCTCGCGGGTCCGGCCGCCGCCCTGCCCGCGCAGGAGCTGCTGTCCCTGGCCGCCCGCAACGACTCCGCGCTGGTCTGGGCGCTGATCCTGCACCGCGTCGCGGCGGGGGACGAGCCGGCGACGGCGGTCGCGGAGACCGTCCGGGAGGTGGCCGAGGCGGCCCCCGGCTCCCGCCTCAATCTGCTGGTCACGGACGGCACCGCCATCGTGGCCACCGCCTGGGGCGACTCCCTCTGGCACCTCCACGACCCGGGCCGGTCGACCGTCGTGGCCTCGGAGCCGTACGACGACGACCCCCGCTGGCGCGAGGTCCCCGACCGCACTCTGCTGGTCGCGACCTCCGCCGAGATCACCCCCACACCGCTCAAGGAGCCCGCCGCGTGA
- the egtD gene encoding L-histidine N(alpha)-methyltransferase, with translation MSPFLLTRTLPEDATDAALRADVLSGLTRHPKTLPPKWFYDARGSELFEEITRLPEYYPTRAEREILEERSEEIAAVSGARTVIELGSGSSEKTRHLLDALSGLESYVPVDVSESALTGAAEALLAEHPGLSVHALIADFTGGLALPGTPGPRLVAFLGGTIGNLLPEERAGFLHSVRSLLSPGDALLLGTDLVKDEETLVAAYDDASGVTAAFNKNVLNVVNRELGADFPLEDFEHVAVWNPEQRWIEMRLRARRALTVKIRELDLVVPFEAGEELRTEVSAKFRQEDVREELAAAGLQLAQWWTDAAGRFALSLATAV, from the coding sequence GTGAGCCCTTTCCTGCTGACCCGCACCCTGCCGGAGGACGCGACGGACGCGGCGCTGCGCGCCGATGTCCTGAGCGGGCTGACCCGGCACCCGAAGACGCTGCCGCCCAAATGGTTCTACGACGCGCGCGGCAGCGAGCTGTTCGAGGAGATCACCCGGCTGCCCGAGTACTACCCGACCCGCGCGGAGCGGGAGATCCTGGAGGAGCGCTCCGAGGAGATCGCCGCCGTCTCGGGGGCCCGGACCGTGATCGAGTTGGGCTCGGGCTCCTCGGAGAAGACCCGCCATCTGCTGGACGCCCTGAGCGGGCTGGAGAGTTACGTCCCCGTCGACGTGAGCGAGAGCGCGCTGACGGGGGCGGCCGAGGCGCTGCTCGCCGAGCACCCCGGGCTCTCGGTGCACGCCCTGATCGCCGACTTCACCGGCGGGCTTGCGCTGCCCGGCACACCGGGGCCCCGGCTGGTGGCCTTCCTCGGCGGCACGATCGGCAATCTGCTTCCCGAGGAGCGGGCCGGGTTCCTGCACTCGGTGCGCTCGCTCCTCTCCCCCGGTGACGCGCTGCTACTGGGCACGGACCTGGTGAAGGACGAGGAGACGCTGGTCGCGGCGTACGACGACGCGTCGGGGGTGACGGCGGCCTTCAACAAGAACGTGCTGAACGTCGTCAACCGGGAGCTGGGCGCGGACTTCCCGCTGGAGGACTTCGAGCATGTCGCGGTCTGGAACCCGGAGCAGCGCTGGATCGAGATGCGGCTGCGCGCCCGCCGCGCGTTGACCGTGAAGATCCGGGAGCTGGACCTGGTGGTGCCGTTCGAGGCCGGTGAGGAGCTGCGGACGGAGGTGTCGGCCAAGTTCCGCCAGGAGGACGTACGCGAGGAGCTGGCGGCGGCCGGACTCCAGCTCGCTCAGTGGTGGACGGATGCGGCGGGGCGGTTCGCCCTGTCGCTGGCCACGGCGGTCTGA
- the egtB gene encoding ergothioneine biosynthesis protein EgtB — MTDDRAPSAIATDGFPPGPGSHDPEALRQRALDALLTARARTATLTDSVDDGELTAQHSPLMSPLVWDLAHIGNQEEQWLLRAVGGREALRPEIDGLYDAFEHPRAARPSLPLLAPAEARTYASDVRGRALDILEGAPLHEGGRPLERAGFAFGMIAQHEQQHDETMLITHQLRTGPVALTAPAPPAPTDADALPDEVLVPAGPFTMGTSAEPWALDNERPAHRREVAAFHLDTAPVTCGAYRRFIEDGGYTDPRWWAPEGWDLIREHGLTAPLFWHRDAGQWLRRRFGVTEPVPEDEPVLHVSWYEADAYARWAGRRLPTEAEWEKAARHDPATGRSLRYPWGDTDPTPGQANLGQRHLRPARAGAYPAGRAPSGAGQLIGDVWEWTSSDFLPYPGFVAFPYREYSEVFFGPGHKVLRGGSFAVDQVACRGTFRNWDLPVRRQIFSGFRTARDA, encoded by the coding sequence ATGACCGACGACCGCGCCCCCTCCGCCATCGCCACGGACGGCTTCCCGCCGGGCCCCGGCAGCCATGACCCCGAGGCGCTGCGGCAGCGCGCCCTGGACGCGCTGCTGACCGCCCGCGCGCGGACCGCCACCCTCACCGACAGCGTCGACGACGGTGAACTCACCGCCCAGCACTCCCCCTTGATGTCCCCGCTCGTCTGGGACCTGGCCCACATCGGCAACCAGGAGGAGCAGTGGCTGCTCCGCGCCGTGGGCGGACGGGAGGCGCTGCGCCCCGAGATAGACGGGCTGTACGACGCCTTCGAGCACCCCCGCGCGGCCCGGCCCTCGCTGCCGCTGCTGGCGCCCGCCGAGGCACGGACGTACGCCTCCGATGTACGGGGCAGGGCCCTGGACATCCTGGAGGGCGCCCCGCTGCACGAAGGGGGCCGTCCGCTGGAGCGGGCCGGATTCGCCTTCGGGATGATCGCCCAGCACGAACAGCAGCACGACGAGACCATGCTGATCACCCATCAGCTGCGGACGGGCCCGGTCGCGCTGACGGCACCGGCGCCGCCCGCACCCACCGACGCCGACGCGCTGCCCGACGAAGTCCTCGTCCCGGCGGGCCCGTTCACCATGGGGACCTCCGCCGAGCCGTGGGCCCTGGACAACGAACGGCCCGCGCACCGGCGGGAGGTGGCCGCGTTCCACCTGGACACCGCCCCCGTCACCTGCGGGGCGTACCGCCGGTTCATCGAGGACGGCGGGTACACCGACCCCCGCTGGTGGGCGCCCGAGGGCTGGGACCTGATCCGCGAACACGGCCTGACCGCACCGCTGTTCTGGCACCGGGACGCCGGGCAGTGGCTGCGCCGCCGGTTCGGGGTGACCGAGCCGGTGCCGGAGGACGAGCCGGTGCTGCACGTCAGCTGGTACGAGGCGGACGCGTACGCGCGCTGGGCGGGGCGGCGGCTGCCCACCGAGGCCGAGTGGGAGAAGGCCGCCCGGCACGACCCGGCCACCGGGCGTTCGCTGCGCTACCCCTGGGGCGACACGGACCCGACACCCGGGCAGGCCAACCTGGGCCAGCGCCATCTGCGTCCGGCGCGGGCCGGGGCGTATCCGGCGGGCCGGGCACCGTCCGGTGCGGGCCAGCTGATCGGGGACGTGTGGGAGTGGACCTCCAGCGACTTCCTGCCCTACCCGGGGTTCGTGGCGTTCCCCTACCGGGAGTATTCGGAGGTGTTCTTCGGCCCCGGCCACAAGGTGCTGCGCGGCGGTTCGTTCGCCGTGGACCAGGTCGCCTGCCGGGGCACGTTCCGCAACTGGGACCTGCCGGTGCGGCGGCAGATCTTCTCCGGGTTCCGCACCGCGAGGGACGCCTGA
- a CDS encoding lysophospholipid acyltransferase family protein → MSAWLPVAPCTPQTCARHAGAVRAALPAVLRLLAGCAWTLLGVACALPVRLLPAAVRTRLVRRWARGVPRAFGVRVTVPAQPYAPGPGGELVVANHISWLDIPLVAAVLPGRMLAKSEVGRWPLLGRLAGLGGTLFIDRDRLRALPGAVGTVADALRSGSRVVAFPEGSTWCGRGSGGVFRPAVFQAAIDAEASVRPVRITYRPAGAVAFVGDDPLAASLWRVVRAAGLTARVEILAPIPAGEHAGISASGEPGRRALARTAGAAVAGTDRTTTAPRATQAVAQTAVASDRANRPAASVHH, encoded by the coding sequence GTGAGCGCCTGGCTCCCTGTCGCGCCCTGCACCCCGCAGACCTGCGCGCGCCACGCCGGGGCGGTCCGGGCCGCGCTGCCCGCCGTCCTGCGCCTGCTGGCCGGCTGTGCGTGGACGCTGCTGGGCGTGGCCTGCGCGCTGCCGGTCCGGCTGCTCCCGGCGGCTGTGCGGACGCGGCTGGTACGGCGCTGGGCGCGGGGCGTACCGCGTGCCTTCGGCGTACGGGTGACGGTCCCGGCGCAACCGTACGCCCCGGGCCCCGGTGGCGAGCTGGTCGTCGCCAACCACATCTCCTGGCTGGACATCCCGCTCGTCGCCGCCGTACTGCCGGGCCGGATGCTCGCCAAGAGCGAGGTCGGGCGCTGGCCGCTGCTGGGACGGCTCGCCGGGCTCGGCGGCACGCTGTTCATCGACCGGGACCGGCTGCGCGCGCTGCCGGGGGCCGTGGGCACGGTCGCCGATGCCCTGCGCTCCGGCTCCCGCGTCGTGGCCTTCCCCGAGGGCAGCACCTGGTGCGGGCGGGGGAGCGGCGGGGTGTTCCGGCCGGCCGTGTTCCAGGCGGCGATCGACGCGGAGGCCTCCGTACGGCCGGTCCGCATCACCTACCGTCCGGCGGGCGCGGTCGCGTTCGTCGGGGACGACCCGCTCGCCGCCTCCCTGTGGCGGGTGGTGCGGGCGGCCGGGCTCACCGCGCGGGTCGAGATCCTCGCCCCGATCCCGGCGGGCGAGCACGCGGGGATCTCCGCGAGCGGTGAGCCCGGCCGCCGTGCACTGGCGCGTACGGCCGGAGCCGCCGTCGCCGGTACGGACCGGACGACGACGGCTCCCCGAGCGACGCAGGCAGTGGCTCAGACCGCCGTGGCCAGCGACAGGGCGAACCGCCCCGCCGCATCCGTCCACCACTGA
- a CDS encoding dodecin, whose protein sequence is MSNHTYRVTEIVGTSEEGIDAAIRNGVARAAETLHNLDWFEINQVRGHIEDGRIAHYQVGLKVGFRLDENA, encoded by the coding sequence ATGTCCAACCACACCTATCGGGTCACCGAAATCGTAGGAACCTCCGAGGAGGGCATCGACGCGGCGATCCGGAACGGCGTCGCAAGAGCCGCGGAAACGTTGCACAATCTCGACTGGTTCGAGATTAACCAAGTTCGCGGCCATATCGAGGATGGCCGAATCGCGCACTACCAAGTCGGCCTGAAGGTGGGCTTCCGCCTCGACGAAAACGCCTGA
- a CDS encoding type II toxin-antitoxin system PemK/MazF family toxin translates to MTFHHSAQRTDAPPVPPGSTGPTATVQADPRQVGPVRTSYAPDRDGDPDPGEIVWTWVPFEENDGRGKDRPVLVVAREAAGTLLAVQLSSKQHDMDHEWVALGAGPWDSSGRPSWVDLDRVLRVHEDGMRREACALDRERFDSVTGRLRERYGWG, encoded by the coding sequence ATGACGTTCCACCACAGCGCACAGCGCACCGACGCCCCGCCCGTACCTCCTGGCAGCACCGGTCCGACCGCGACCGTCCAGGCCGATCCGCGACAGGTCGGCCCGGTCCGCACCTCGTACGCGCCCGACCGCGACGGCGACCCCGATCCGGGCGAGATCGTCTGGACCTGGGTGCCGTTCGAGGAGAACGACGGGCGCGGCAAGGACCGGCCGGTGCTCGTCGTCGCCCGGGAGGCGGCAGGCACGCTGCTCGCCGTCCAGCTCTCCAGCAAGCAGCACGACATGGACCACGAGTGGGTGGCGCTGGGCGCCGGCCCCTGGGACAGCTCCGGCCGGCCGTCCTGGGTCGACCTGGACCGGGTGCTGCGGGTCCACGAGGACGGGATGCGGCGCGAGGCGTGCGCGCTGGACCGGGAGCGGTTCGATTCGGTCACCGGGCGGCTGCGGGAACGGTACGGCTGGGGCTGA
- the egtA gene encoding ergothioneine biosynthesis glutamate--cysteine ligase EgtA, giving the protein MSSDTPGGPGAHPDHATLDEGAAQDLLRGICFKTGPPRIVGVELEWLIHDQENPAVPVAQERLDDAVAALRELPLSAALTFEPGGQLELSSQPAGSLMECIETTAADLAAVRGSLGLSGLAPAGLGVDPWQTPHRRLREPRYDAMEAALDRAGPAGRAMMCTSASVQVCLDAGEEEPGPLGYGRRWQLTHLLGAVLVAAFANSPFQQGRPTGWKSTRQALWADLDPVRTLAPGGGLPPREAWAAHVLDTTVMCVRREEGPWDVPEGLTFREWIRTGAPRPPVRADLDYHITTLFPPVRPRGHLELRMIDAQSGADGWLVPLAVATALFDDPEAAETVYRTVKPLAEWAGSDPSPRNPLWTTAAREGLADPELRAAATVCFDTALTALDRMGASKAVTDTVAAFNDRYAARGRCPADDLLEPGALARLGRPRGTADGPAAGPHTGRVASA; this is encoded by the coding sequence ATGTCCTCGGACACACCTGGCGGCCCCGGCGCACACCCGGACCACGCCACCCTCGACGAGGGTGCGGCCCAGGATTTACTGCGCGGCATATGTTTCAAGACGGGTCCCCCTCGCATCGTGGGGGTGGAACTCGAATGGCTCATCCATGACCAGGAGAATCCCGCTGTTCCGGTCGCCCAGGAGCGGCTGGACGACGCGGTCGCGGCCCTCCGCGAGCTGCCGCTGAGCGCCGCACTGACGTTCGAGCCGGGTGGGCAGCTGGAGCTCAGCTCCCAGCCGGCCGGCTCCCTGATGGAGTGCATCGAGACGACCGCGGCGGATCTGGCCGCCGTCCGCGGTTCGCTCGGCCTGTCCGGGCTGGCACCGGCCGGGCTCGGTGTGGACCCGTGGCAGACGCCGCACCGCAGGCTGCGCGAGCCGCGGTACGACGCGATGGAGGCGGCCCTGGACCGGGCGGGACCGGCCGGGCGGGCGATGATGTGCACCTCCGCCTCCGTGCAGGTCTGCCTGGACGCGGGCGAGGAGGAGCCGGGGCCGCTCGGTTACGGGCGGCGCTGGCAGCTCACCCATCTGCTCGGGGCCGTCCTGGTGGCCGCGTTCGCCAATTCGCCGTTCCAGCAGGGCCGCCCGACCGGCTGGAAGTCCACCCGGCAGGCCCTGTGGGCCGATCTCGACCCGGTACGGACGCTGGCGCCGGGCGGCGGGCTGCCGCCGCGTGAGGCGTGGGCCGCGCACGTCCTGGACACGACCGTGATGTGCGTCCGCCGCGAGGAGGGCCCCTGGGACGTGCCGGAGGGCCTCACCTTCCGGGAGTGGATCCGCACCGGCGCGCCCCGCCCGCCGGTCCGGGCCGATCTCGACTACCACATCACCACCCTCTTCCCGCCGGTCCGGCCGCGCGGGCACCTCGAACTGCGCATGATCGACGCGCAGAGCGGCGCGGACGGGTGGCTGGTGCCGCTCGCCGTCGCCACCGCCCTGTTCGACGACCCGGAGGCCGCCGAGACCGTGTACCGCACCGTGAAGCCCCTGGCCGAGTGGGCGGGGTCCGACCCCTCGCCGCGCAACCCGCTGTGGACGACGGCCGCCCGCGAGGGCCTGGCCGATCCGGAGCTGCGGGCGGCGGCCACCGTCTGCTTCGACACGGCGCTGACCGCCCTGGACCGGATGGGGGCGAGCAAGGCCGTGACGGACACCGTGGCGGCCTTCAACGACCGGTATGCGGCCCGGGGCCGATGTCCGGCCGACGATCTGCTCGAACCGGGTGCCCTCGCCCGCCTGGGCCGGCCGAGGGGGACCGCGGACGGGCCCGCAGCCGGGCCGCACACCGGAAGGGTGGCCTCAGCATGA
- a CDS encoding GNAT family N-acyltransferase — translation MTVLPTAPPVPARAPAPVAPRTPEPAAYRVSLATGQEDVRAAQRLRHQVFAGELGARLEGPEPGLDSDAFDAYCDHLLVRETATDEVVATYRLLPPDRARIAGRLYAESEFDLSRLAPIRDDLVEVGRSCVHPAHRDGAVIALVWAGLARYMQRSGHTWLAGCCSLPLADGGTLAARSWNTVRTAHLAPEEHWVTPHRLWDSSAHPDAGPGSRADLPPLLRGYLRLGAWVCGAPAYDPEFNVADLYVLLSLRRTDPRYLRHFLSLVPQA, via the coding sequence ATGACCGTGCTGCCCACCGCCCCGCCCGTCCCGGCCCGGGCCCCGGCCCCCGTCGCCCCCCGCACCCCGGAACCCGCCGCCTACCGGGTCTCCCTCGCCACCGGCCAGGAGGACGTCCGCGCCGCCCAGCGGCTGCGCCACCAGGTCTTCGCCGGTGAGCTCGGAGCCCGCCTCGAAGGGCCCGAACCCGGCCTCGACAGCGACGCGTTCGACGCGTACTGCGACCACCTCCTGGTCCGCGAGACCGCCACGGACGAGGTCGTCGCCACCTACCGCCTCCTGCCGCCCGACCGGGCCCGGATAGCCGGACGGCTCTACGCGGAGAGCGAGTTCGACCTCAGCCGCCTCGCTCCCATCCGCGACGACCTCGTCGAGGTCGGCCGCTCCTGCGTCCACCCCGCCCACCGCGACGGCGCCGTCATCGCCCTCGTCTGGGCCGGACTCGCCCGCTACATGCAGCGCTCGGGCCACACCTGGCTGGCGGGCTGCTGCTCCCTGCCCCTGGCCGACGGCGGCACCCTCGCCGCCCGCAGCTGGAACACCGTACGCACCGCGCACCTGGCCCCCGAGGAGCACTGGGTCACCCCGCACCGCCTCTGGGACTCCTCCGCCCACCCCGACGCGGGCCCCGGCTCCCGGGCCGACCTGCCGCCCCTGCTCCGCGGCTATCTGCGGCTCGGCGCCTGGGTCTGCGGAGCTCCGGCGTACGACCCCGAGTTCAACGTCGCCGACCTGTACGTCCTGCTCTCGCTGCGCCGCACCGACCCGCGCTACCTGCGCCACTTCCTCTCGCTCGTCCCGCAGGCATGA
- a CDS encoding extracellular solute-binding protein has protein sequence MKNRILVGAVALVSSVTLSGCGYFSGSGGGDRTVTVWLMKDSVSAGFLEKFTSTYEKENPSVKLEFKIQEWGGIGPKVLEALESDDAPDVIEVGNTQVAQYAESGNLRDLTLESMRDLGSEDWLPGLAQPGQISGVQYGIPWYAANRVVIYNKEIFKAAGVDDLPKTRAEWIEDTEKLNTQGKQGIYLAGQNWYVLAGFIWDEGGELAEGGGGDWRGTLDTPEALAGMNFYKELQALGDGPMDSDEEKPPQNDVFAEGDVAQIISLPGSAALIEQQNPELKGKLGYFPIPGKTAKAPGSVFTGGSDLIVPKKADQRSAGIAVVKALASEKWQTELARTMSYVPNKPRLAHVVEGEEGTAAMAEGASQGRATPNSSQWAKVEAENPIKPYMTAVLTGADPAAEAKKASERITAMLAGS, from the coding sequence GTGAAGAACCGCATACTCGTCGGAGCCGTCGCGCTCGTTTCGTCCGTCACGCTCAGCGGATGTGGCTATTTCTCCGGTTCGGGTGGCGGAGACCGCACGGTGACGGTCTGGCTGATGAAGGACAGCGTCTCGGCGGGATTCCTGGAGAAGTTCACCAGCACGTACGAGAAGGAGAATCCCTCCGTCAAGCTGGAGTTCAAGATCCAGGAGTGGGGCGGCATCGGCCCCAAGGTCCTGGAAGCCCTGGAGAGCGACGACGCCCCCGATGTGATCGAGGTCGGAAACACCCAGGTCGCGCAGTACGCGGAGAGCGGCAACCTGCGCGACCTCACCCTGGAGTCGATGCGCGACCTGGGCAGCGAGGACTGGCTGCCGGGCCTCGCCCAGCCCGGTCAGATCAGCGGCGTGCAGTACGGCATCCCCTGGTACGCGGCCAACCGCGTGGTGATCTACAACAAGGAGATCTTCAAGGCCGCGGGGGTGGACGACCTCCCCAAGACGCGCGCCGAGTGGATCGAGGACACCGAGAAGCTCAACACCCAGGGCAAGCAGGGTATTTATCTGGCCGGTCAGAACTGGTACGTGCTGGCCGGATTCATCTGGGACGAGGGCGGCGAACTCGCCGAAGGTGGCGGCGGTGACTGGCGCGGCACACTGGACACCCCCGAGGCGCTCGCCGGAATGAACTTCTACAAGGAACTCCAGGCGCTCGGCGACGGGCCCATGGACTCCGACGAGGAGAAGCCCCCGCAGAACGACGTATTCGCCGAGGGAGACGTCGCCCAGATCATCTCGCTCCCCGGAAGCGCCGCGCTCATCGAACAGCAGAACCCCGAACTCAAGGGAAAGCTCGGCTACTTCCCCATTCCCGGCAAGACCGCCAAGGCCCCCGGCTCCGTCTTCACCGGCGGCTCGGACCTCATCGTGCCGAAGAAGGCCGACCAGCGCAGCGCCGGCATTGCCGTCGTCAAGGCGCTGGCGAGCGAGAAGTGGCAGACCGAGCTGGCCCGCACCATGAGCTACGTCCCCAACAAGCCCCGGCTCGCCCATGTCGTCGAGGGCGAGGAGGGCACCGCCGCGATGGCCGAAGGGGCGAGCCAGGGCCGCGCCACGCCCAACTCCTCGCAGTGGGCCAAGGTCGAGGCGGAGAACCCGATCAAGCCGTACATGACGGCGGTGCTCACGGGCGCCGACCCGGCCGCCGAGGCGAAGAAGGCGTCGGAGCGCATCACGGCCATGCTCGCCGGCAGCTGA